A DNA window from Streptomyces asoensis contains the following coding sequences:
- the mmuM gene encoding homocysteine S-methyltransferase yields the protein MTSDTPAPLAGTSLAAALAAGAVVLDGGMSNQLESAGHDLSDELWSARLLAAQPEAVTEAHLAYFEAGADVAITSSYQATFEGFAKRGIGHDEAARLLALSVELARRAARQAHDGGVTRPLWVAASVGPYGAMLADGSEYRGRYGLSVGELERFHRPRLEVLAAAAPDVLALETVPDADEAEAMLRAIRGLGVPAWLSYSVAGDRTRAGQPLDEAFALAAEADDVIAVGVNCCAPEDVEGAVATAARVTGKPVVVYPNSGEAWDAEARAWTGRSSFTTEQVLGWRDAGARLIGGCCRVGPTAITSIAGTLTPA from the coding sequence ATGACCAGCGACACCCCCGCACCCCTCGCCGGCACCTCCCTCGCCGCGGCTCTCGCCGCCGGAGCAGTCGTCCTCGACGGCGGCATGTCCAACCAGCTGGAATCCGCCGGACACGACCTGAGCGACGAGCTGTGGTCGGCCCGGCTGCTCGCCGCACAGCCGGAGGCCGTCACCGAGGCGCACCTCGCCTACTTCGAGGCCGGTGCGGACGTGGCGATCACCTCCAGCTACCAGGCCACGTTCGAGGGCTTCGCCAAGCGCGGCATCGGCCACGACGAGGCCGCGCGCCTGCTCGCGCTCAGCGTCGAACTGGCCCGGCGGGCGGCCCGGCAGGCCCACGACGGCGGCGTCACCCGCCCGCTGTGGGTGGCCGCGTCGGTGGGACCGTACGGGGCGATGCTCGCGGACGGCTCCGAGTACCGGGGCCGCTACGGGCTGAGCGTCGGGGAACTCGAGCGGTTCCACCGCCCCCGGCTCGAGGTCCTGGCCGCCGCCGCGCCCGACGTCCTCGCCCTGGAGACGGTTCCCGACGCCGACGAGGCCGAGGCGATGCTGCGCGCGATCCGCGGGCTCGGCGTGCCGGCCTGGCTGTCGTACTCGGTCGCCGGGGACCGCACCCGTGCCGGGCAGCCGCTGGACGAGGCGTTCGCGCTGGCCGCGGAGGCCGACGACGTCATCGCGGTCGGGGTGAACTGCTGCGCGCCCGAGGACGTCGAGGGCGCAGTGGCGACCGCGGCCCGCGTCACGGGCAAGCCGGTCGTCGTCTACCCGAACAGCGGCGAGGCCTGGGACGCGGAGGCCCGCGCCTGGACCGGCCGGTCCTCCTTCACCACCGAGCAGGTCCTCGGCTGGCGGGATGCCGGGGCCCGGCTGATCGGCGGCTGCTGCCGCGTCGGTCCGACGGCGATCACGTCGATCGCCGGCACCCTGACCCCGGCCTGA
- a CDS encoding VOC family protein, with protein sequence MSPRFDAVGLVVSDMAASVSFYRLLGFDFPEGAANEPHAEAELPGGLRLLLDTEDTVRSFHPRWRAPSGSGRASLALRCDGPAEVDAVYAELVGAGHRGELEPWDAFWGQRYAVVLDPDGNGVDLFAPSAQ encoded by the coding sequence ATGAGTCCACGATTCGATGCCGTCGGCCTGGTCGTCTCCGACATGGCCGCCTCCGTCTCCTTCTACCGTCTGCTCGGCTTCGACTTCCCGGAGGGGGCGGCGAACGAGCCGCACGCCGAGGCCGAACTGCCCGGTGGGCTGCGGCTGTTGCTGGACACCGAGGACACGGTCCGTTCGTTCCACCCGCGGTGGCGGGCGCCGTCCGGGAGCGGCCGCGCCTCACTGGCGCTGCGTTGCGACGGTCCCGCCGAGGTCGACGCGGTGTACGCGGAACTCGTCGGCGCCGGCCACCGCGGCGAGCTGGAGCCGTGGGACGCCTTCTGGGGCCAGCGGTACGCCGTCGTGCTGGACCCCGACGGCAACGGCGTCGACCTGTTCGCGCCGTCGGCTCAGTGA
- a CDS encoding helix-turn-helix domain-containing protein, with protein sequence MYQERGARLAGAVVWTHTPSAAPGALPVLPDGCMDLLFGEGRLLVAGPDTRAHQVRGPAAPWAGVRLYPGTAPALLGVPAHELRDRRVELTDLWPAAEVRRLSGRIAAAADPGTALEELALERAAPPDRALRRLVHALAAGRAVADTADELGLGARRLHRLSLASFGYGPKTLARILRLQRALALARRGVPYAQTAQRAGYADQAHLSRDVREFTGLTLGALTRGRTDH encoded by the coding sequence GTGTATCAGGAGCGGGGGGCTCGGCTGGCCGGGGCCGTGGTGTGGACGCACACGCCGTCCGCGGCGCCCGGCGCGCTTCCCGTGCTCCCCGACGGCTGCATGGACCTGCTGTTCGGCGAGGGCAGACTGCTCGTCGCAGGGCCGGACACCCGCGCCCATCAGGTCCGGGGCCCGGCCGCGCCCTGGGCGGGCGTCCGCCTGTACCCCGGTACCGCGCCCGCGCTGCTGGGTGTCCCGGCCCACGAACTGCGCGACCGCCGCGTCGAGCTGACCGACCTGTGGCCGGCCGCCGAGGTCCGGCGTCTGAGCGGCCGGATCGCCGCCGCAGCGGACCCGGGGACGGCACTGGAGGAGCTGGCGCTCGAGCGGGCGGCCCCGCCCGACCGGGCGTTGCGCCGCCTGGTGCACGCCCTCGCGGCGGGACGCGCCGTGGCCGACACGGCCGACGAACTAGGTCTCGGCGCACGCCGGTTGCACCGGCTCTCGCTGGCGTCCTTCGGCTACGGCCCCAAGACGCTCGCCCGGATCCTGCGCCTCCAGCGGGCCCTCGCGCTCGCCCGGCGGGGCGTCCCGTACGCGCAGACGGCGCAGCGGGCCGGTTACGCCGACCAGGCGCACCTCTCCCGTGACGTACGGGAGTTCACGGGGCTCACGCTGGGCGCCCTGACGCGCGGGCGCACGGATCACTGA
- a CDS encoding VOC family protein translates to MNTLPARFDHIVLATPDLAATVAEFTRRTGVVPAPGGVHVGLGTRNHLVGLGERAYLEIIGPDPDQPDPSGPRPFGVDALASARTITWAISPPDLDAAVAAARARGYDTGDVREMSRRRPDGTLLRWRLTDGGCPHPSGLVPFLIDWGGTAHPAASGLPVCPLRELTATAPDPGEVRALLAALGTGLALAEGPAGFAFTLDTPNGPVTFD, encoded by the coding sequence ATGAACACCCTTCCCGCACGATTCGATCACATCGTCCTCGCAACGCCCGATCTGGCGGCGACGGTCGCCGAGTTCACCCGGCGCACAGGAGTGGTCCCGGCGCCCGGCGGGGTGCATGTCGGGCTCGGCACCCGCAATCATCTCGTCGGCCTCGGCGAACGTGCCTACCTGGAGATCATCGGCCCGGATCCGGATCAGCCCGACCCGTCCGGCCCCCGGCCCTTCGGCGTGGACGCGCTCGCCTCCGCCCGGACGATCACCTGGGCCATCAGCCCGCCCGACCTGGACGCGGCGGTCGCGGCGGCCCGCGCCCGGGGCTACGACACCGGTGACGTGAGGGAGATGAGCCGCCGCCGTCCGGACGGCACCCTGCTGCGCTGGCGGCTGACCGACGGCGGCTGCCCGCATCCGTCCGGCCTGGTGCCGTTCCTCATCGACTGGGGCGGTACGGCCCACCCCGCCGCCTCCGGCCTGCCGGTCTGCCCCCTGCGGGAGCTGACCGCCACGGCTCCGGACCCCGGGGAGGTACGTGCCCTGCTGGCCGCTCTCGGCACCGGACTCGCCCTGGCCGAGGGTCCTGCGGGGTTCGCGTTCACCCTGGACACGCCCAACGGGCCGGTGACGTTCGACTGA
- a CDS encoding RICIN domain-containing protein has translation MRRAYTTLLALCLVLIGALATAGPAQAASVTVANGTQFTDGSGSPLHAHGGGVLKVGSYYYWFGEDRNADNTFRSVDAYRSTDLKNWEFRNRVLTQSSDPELAAANIERPKVMYNAATGKFVMWMHKENGTDYSEARAAVAVSDTVDGDYAWQGSFRPLGQHMSRDITVFVDSDGAGYMVSAARENYDLQIYRLTADYTGVASLVADPWHGGHREAPALFKRGGVYFMLTSGATGWSPNQQQYATSTSLAGPWTAMTDVGDSTAFGSQTAYVLPVQGTSGTSYLYLGDRWGNSFGGTVNDSRYVWLPLTFPTATSLSMSWAPEVTVDTAAGTVTGTSATYNTLVARHSGRCADVTSQSLWAGAQIKQYDCNGGGNQKYWFRSVGGGYYQLVVRNSSLCVQENADTVSQENCNTTATSQQWSLATSGSYVNVKARTSGECLDVNGASTANSAAVITYTCNGGTNQQWTRGS, from the coding sequence ATGAGACGTGCGTACACGACCCTGCTCGCCCTGTGTCTGGTGCTGATCGGCGCCCTCGCGACCGCGGGACCCGCCCAGGCGGCGTCCGTGACGGTCGCCAACGGCACGCAGTTCACCGACGGTTCCGGCAGTCCGCTGCACGCCCACGGCGGCGGAGTCCTCAAAGTCGGCTCCTACTACTACTGGTTCGGCGAGGACCGCAACGCCGACAACACCTTCCGCTCCGTGGACGCCTACCGTTCCACCGACCTGAAGAACTGGGAGTTCCGCAACCGCGTCCTGACCCAGTCGAGCGACCCCGAGCTGGCCGCCGCCAACATCGAGCGCCCGAAGGTCATGTACAACGCCGCCACCGGCAAGTTCGTGATGTGGATGCACAAGGAGAACGGCACCGACTACAGCGAGGCGCGCGCCGCCGTCGCCGTGTCGGACACCGTCGACGGCGACTACGCCTGGCAGGGCAGCTTCCGCCCCCTCGGCCAGCACATGTCCCGTGACATCACGGTCTTCGTGGACAGCGACGGCGCCGGGTACATGGTCTCGGCCGCGCGGGAGAACTACGACCTCCAGATCTACCGGCTGACGGCCGACTACACCGGTGTCGCGAGCCTGGTCGCCGACCCCTGGCACGGGGGCCACCGCGAGGCCCCGGCGCTGTTCAAGCGGGGCGGCGTCTACTTCATGCTGACTTCCGGGGCGACCGGCTGGAGCCCCAACCAGCAGCAGTACGCCACCTCGACCTCGCTCGCCGGTCCCTGGACCGCCATGACCGACGTCGGCGACTCGACGGCGTTCGGCTCGCAGACCGCGTACGTCCTCCCCGTGCAGGGGACGTCGGGGACGTCGTACCTCTACCTCGGGGACCGCTGGGGCAACTCCTTCGGCGGGACCGTCAACGACTCGCGCTACGTCTGGCTGCCGCTGACGTTCCCCACCGCCACCTCGCTGTCGATGTCCTGGGCCCCGGAGGTCACCGTGGACACGGCGGCGGGAACCGTCACCGGTACGAGCGCCACGTACAACACCCTCGTCGCCCGGCACAGCGGCCGGTGCGCGGACGTCACCAGCCAGTCGCTGTGGGCGGGCGCCCAGATCAAGCAGTACGACTGCAACGGCGGCGGCAACCAGAAGTACTGGTTCAGGTCCGTCGGCGGCGGCTACTACCAGCTCGTCGTCCGGAACAGCTCCCTGTGCGTGCAGGAGAACGCCGATACGGTCTCCCAGGAGAACTGCAACACCACGGCCACCAGCCAGCAGTGGTCGCTGGCGACGTCGGGCAGCTACGTCAACGTCAAGGCCCGCACGAGCGGCGAGTGCCTCGACGTGAACGGCGCGTCCACCGCCAACTCCGCCGCCGTGATCACGTACACGTGCAACGGAGGAACCAACCAGCAGTGGACGCGCGGCAGCTGA
- a CDS encoding isocitrate lyase/PEP mutase family protein: MTYGNKLRQRIAAPGTTPLIGVYDMYSASIAADHYDGMFVSGFGFAASHYGLPDIGFIAWPDMLAFVQRLRGAFPQQHLLVDIDDGYVDPEVACHVVEALERIGASGVILEDQKRPRRCGHADGKQVLPLSEYLAKLEMVLATRRDMVVVARTDATDEHDILRRAATLAATDADVILVDGVRTVEWIRRIRDVVGDKPLLFNQIAGGKSPRLSLGELSDLGVDVAIYSTPCLFAAHAAMDSALADLKRADGRLPEVDAASGVGVRASTELLERNIARLRTAPESVNA, from the coding sequence GTGACTTACGGGAACAAGCTGCGGCAGCGGATCGCCGCACCCGGGACGACCCCGCTGATCGGCGTGTACGACATGTACTCGGCGTCGATCGCCGCGGACCACTACGACGGGATGTTCGTCTCCGGCTTCGGCTTCGCCGCCTCGCACTACGGGCTGCCCGACATCGGTTTCATCGCCTGGCCGGACATGCTCGCGTTCGTCCAGCGGCTGCGGGGCGCGTTCCCGCAGCAGCACCTGCTGGTCGACATCGACGACGGGTACGTCGATCCGGAGGTCGCCTGCCACGTGGTGGAGGCCCTGGAGCGGATCGGGGCCTCGGGAGTGATCCTGGAGGACCAGAAGCGGCCGCGCCGGTGCGGGCACGCCGACGGCAAGCAGGTGCTGCCGCTGAGCGAGTACCTGGCGAAGCTGGAGATGGTGCTGGCCACCCGGCGCGACATGGTCGTGGTCGCCCGCACGGACGCCACCGACGAGCACGACATCCTGCGGCGGGCCGCGACACTGGCCGCCACGGACGCCGACGTGATCCTGGTGGACGGGGTGCGCACCGTGGAGTGGATCCGCCGGATCCGTGACGTGGTGGGCGACAAGCCGCTGCTGTTCAACCAGATCGCCGGCGGGAAGTCCCCGCGGCTCTCCCTGGGCGAGCTGTCCGACCTCGGCGTCGACGTCGCCATCTACAGCACCCCGTGTCTCTTCGCCGCCCACGCGGCGATGGACTCCGCGCTCGCCGACCTCAAGCGGGCCGACGGCAGGCTGCCCGAGGTGGACGCGGCGAGCGGCGTCGGTGTGCGGGCCTCGACCGAACTGCTGGAGCGCAACATCGCCCGCCTGCGCACCGCCCCCGAGAGCGTGAACGCGTGA
- a CDS encoding rhamnogalacturonan lyase B N-terminal domain-containing protein, with the protein MSGSESTRPVRRRTFVLGTAAAAGSAAVAGPLAAPAAAAAFGWSDNGSDYVVDTGAALVFKVSKTTGDLTSLVYRGTEYQGYGGMNSHIESGLGSSTVTVAQSGSTILVSVTHGTLKHYYAARSGENNVYLWTDKADASVSATRYIVRVKAGLFLNDQPDSYTYTTSTIEASDVFAKSDGQTRSKHYSGLRVIDYSHIGWTTGSVGLWIVRSNHEKASGGPFYRSLLRHQSADGGGLYEILYYGQNQTEEQRFGLQGPYVIAFTDGGAPSSALFPGTLTTPWADSLGISGYVAASGRGRVAGVGITGRDTAHPYTVGLANAAAQYWGAARASDGWFSITGVLPGTYTLTVHKSELAVYSTQVTVTAGGTTTLNSIAIPSSNDPANASAIWRINDWTGTPSGFKNADLMTYAHPSDVRAAAWTGNVVIGSGSETSAFPCYLWKDVNSGLLVYFRLTAAQAAAAHVLRIGVTTAYANGRPQVVVNDTWTSAVPSPPTQPGTRSLTNGSYRGNNHTFTYSVPASAWLTDTGRYNVLKINVVSGSGTTSYLSAGTSIDAIDLLN; encoded by the coding sequence ATGTCCGGATCCGAGAGCACCAGGCCGGTCCGACGCCGCACCTTCGTCCTCGGCACCGCGGCCGCCGCCGGTTCGGCGGCCGTGGCCGGGCCGCTCGCCGCACCGGCCGCCGCGGCGGCCTTCGGCTGGAGCGACAACGGCTCCGACTACGTCGTCGACACCGGCGCCGCCCTGGTGTTCAAGGTCAGCAAGACCACCGGCGACCTGACCTCCCTGGTCTACCGCGGCACCGAGTACCAGGGCTACGGCGGCATGAACTCGCACATCGAGTCCGGCCTCGGCAGCTCCACGGTGACCGTCGCGCAGTCGGGCTCGACGATCCTGGTCTCGGTCACGCACGGCACGCTCAAGCACTACTACGCGGCCCGCAGCGGCGAGAACAACGTGTACCTGTGGACCGACAAGGCCGACGCGTCCGTCTCGGCGACCCGCTACATCGTGCGCGTGAAGGCGGGCCTGTTCCTCAACGACCAGCCCGACTCCTACACGTACACGACCAGCACGATCGAGGCGTCCGACGTCTTCGCCAAGTCCGACGGCCAGACCCGCTCCAAGCACTACTCCGGGCTGCGGGTCATCGACTACTCCCACATCGGCTGGACGACCGGCAGCGTCGGCCTGTGGATCGTGCGCAGCAACCACGAGAAGGCCTCCGGCGGCCCGTTCTACCGTTCCCTGCTGCGCCACCAGAGCGCCGACGGCGGCGGCCTGTACGAGATCCTCTACTACGGCCAGAACCAGACCGAGGAGCAGCGCTTCGGCCTCCAGGGCCCGTACGTCATCGCCTTCACGGACGGCGGCGCGCCCTCCTCGGCGCTGTTCCCGGGCACCCTGACCACCCCGTGGGCGGACTCCCTCGGCATCTCCGGATACGTGGCGGCGAGCGGCCGCGGGCGGGTGGCGGGCGTCGGCATCACGGGCCGCGACACGGCCCACCCGTACACCGTCGGGCTGGCGAACGCGGCCGCGCAGTACTGGGGTGCGGCCCGCGCCTCCGACGGCTGGTTCTCGATCACGGGGGTGCTCCCGGGGACGTACACGCTGACCGTCCACAAGAGCGAACTGGCCGTCTACAGCACGCAGGTGACCGTGACGGCCGGCGGGACGACCACGCTCAACTCGATCGCGATCCCGTCGTCGAACGACCCGGCCAACGCGAGCGCGATCTGGCGGATCAACGACTGGACCGGCACGCCGAGCGGTTTCAAGAACGCCGACCTGATGACGTACGCGCATCCGTCGGACGTCCGCGCCGCCGCCTGGACCGGCAACGTGGTGATCGGCAGCGGCAGCGAGACCTCGGCGTTCCCCTGCTACCTCTGGAAGGACGTCAACAGCGGCCTGCTCGTGTACTTCAGGCTCACCGCGGCCCAGGCCGCCGCCGCGCACGTCCTGCGGATCGGCGTGACGACGGCCTACGCCAACGGCCGTCCGCAGGTGGTGGTGAACGACACCTGGACCTCGGCCGTGCCCTCACCGCCCACCCAGCCGGGCACCCGGTCCCTGACCAACGGGTCCTACCGGGGCAACAACCACACGTTCACCTACAGCGTCCCCGCGAGCGCGTGGCTCACGGACACCGGTCGGTACAACGTGCTGAAGATCAACGTGGTGAGCGGTTCGGGGACGACCTCCTACCTCAGCGCGGGCACGTCGATCGACGCGATCGACCTGCTGAACTGA
- a CDS encoding carboxylesterase/lipase family protein, whose protein sequence is MAADPTDPDPRHPVVTTPYGAVRGRHENGIAVFRGIPYAAPPFGPRRFRPPEPPDPWDGVRDAGAFGPTAPKPPYSEAFAQYLSDPVVPGDDCLNLNVWTPEPGPASRLPVLVWLHGGALTRGSSAVPVYDGRAFARDGIVFVSVNYRLGVEGYGLFPDAPANPGLRDQLAALQWVHRSIRAFGGDPDRVTLAGQSAGAISAGVLIAAPQAQGLFRRAVLQSGPPEAFERDKVRRMVRRMAARLKVPATAEAFAAVDRDLLLRTQADVGRLSSPVLGGPAFGIVVDGDLVPRDPLQALIDGDAAVGTDLLLGWTRDEYRLWLVPGGLTDRVDRLGPVALAGAMARCHCGHEVPRGYRALHPGAGTAEIVGQMVTDNLLRRPLHRLAEARPGSSWVYEFAWPSLRPGLGACHALELGFVFDTGETAESAKLAGGGAPQELADAMHGAWTRFVTTGDPGWEAWGAAHPVRMFGEPEPDADADGEGEGEGEGEGVGAGPKDGPVRHDVDGMSYTAYGPRDRELALWTAEAAAAVAGEAVDGAGAPPVDPLLRKVPRGTELRSAVRRLRRSGGVKGR, encoded by the coding sequence ATGGCGGCAGATCCGACGGACCCCGACCCCCGTCACCCCGTCGTCACGACCCCTTACGGGGCCGTACGCGGGCGGCACGAGAACGGCATCGCGGTCTTCCGGGGCATCCCCTACGCGGCGCCCCCCTTCGGGCCCCGCAGGTTCCGGCCGCCCGAGCCGCCCGACCCGTGGGACGGGGTGCGCGACGCGGGCGCCTTCGGCCCGACGGCGCCGAAACCGCCGTACTCCGAGGCCTTCGCCCAGTACCTGTCCGACCCCGTCGTGCCGGGCGACGACTGCCTCAACCTCAACGTCTGGACGCCCGAGCCCGGTCCAGCCTCCCGGCTGCCCGTCCTGGTGTGGCTGCACGGCGGCGCCCTGACCAGGGGCTCCTCGGCCGTTCCGGTCTACGACGGACGGGCCTTCGCTCGGGACGGCATCGTCTTCGTCTCGGTCAACTACCGGCTGGGGGTGGAGGGTTACGGCCTGTTTCCGGACGCGCCCGCCAATCCCGGTCTGCGCGACCAGCTCGCCGCGCTGCAATGGGTCCACCGGTCGATCAGGGCCTTCGGAGGCGATCCGGACCGGGTCACCCTGGCGGGGCAGTCCGCGGGAGCCATCAGCGCGGGCGTGCTCATCGCGGCCCCGCAGGCGCAGGGCCTGTTCCGGCGGGCCGTCCTCCAGAGCGGACCGCCGGAGGCCTTCGAACGGGACAAGGTACGGCGCATGGTCCGCCGGATGGCCGCGCGGCTGAAGGTCCCCGCCACCGCGGAGGCCTTCGCCGCCGTCGACCGCGATCTGCTGCTGCGCACGCAGGCCGACGTCGGCCGGCTCAGCAGCCCGGTCCTCGGCGGGCCCGCCTTCGGCATCGTCGTCGACGGCGATCTCGTCCCCCGCGACCCCCTCCAGGCCCTGATCGACGGGGACGCCGCCGTCGGCACCGATCTGCTGCTCGGCTGGACCCGGGACGAGTACCGGCTGTGGCTGGTGCCGGGCGGGCTGACGGACCGCGTCGACCGGCTGGGCCCCGTCGCCCTCGCCGGGGCGATGGCCCGCTGCCACTGCGGGCACGAGGTGCCACGCGGGTACCGGGCCCTGCACCCCGGGGCGGGTACCGCCGAGATCGTCGGCCAGATGGTCACCGACAACCTGCTGCGCCGGCCGCTGCACCGGCTGGCCGAGGCCCGGCCGGGCTCGTCGTGGGTGTACGAGTTCGCGTGGCCCTCGCTGCGGCCCGGGCTGGGTGCCTGCCACGCCCTCGAACTCGGCTTCGTCTTCGACACCGGCGAGACGGCCGAGTCCGCGAAGCTCGCCGGGGGCGGCGCGCCGCAGGAACTCGCCGACGCGATGCACGGAGCGTGGACGCGGTTCGTGACCACCGGCGATCCGGGATGGGAGGCGTGGGGCGCGGCCCATCCGGTACGGATGTTCGGGGAGCCGGAGCCGGATGCGGATGCTGACGGCGAGGGCGAGGGCGAGGGCGAGGGCGAGGGCGTGGGCGCGGGGCCCAAAGACGGTCCCGTCCGGCACGACGTCGACGGGATGTCGTACACCGCGTACGGCCCGCGCGACCGTGAGCTGGCCCTGTGGACGGCGGAAGCGGCGGCCGCGGTGGCGGGCGAGGCCGTCGACGGTGCGGGCGCGCCTCCCGTGGATCCGCTGCTTCGCAAGGTGCCGCGCGGCACGGAGCTGAGATCGGCGGTACGCCGGTTGCGCCGGTCCGGCGGAGTGAAGGGACGCTGA
- a CDS encoding ThuA domain-containing protein has product MTARVLVYTRTADYRHDSIEDAVAAVRGLGGFTVDHTEDPTVMEAPLEGYAAVVFLSTSGEVLTPAGRTRLAAYVEAGGGFAGVHAAACTEYDWPYYGELLGARFARHPAYQPGRVLTEDHGHPATRALPARWDFTDEWYDFRVSPRGRVRVLAVADESSYTGGGMGADHPLVWCREQGAGRVFYTALGHAAEAYTDPGFRAHLRGGIAWAARSADQ; this is encoded by the coding sequence ATGACCGCCCGTGTGCTCGTGTACACCCGTACCGCCGACTACCGGCACGACTCCATCGAGGACGCCGTCGCAGCCGTCCGCGGGCTGGGCGGGTTCACCGTCGACCACACCGAGGACCCGACGGTTATGGAAGCTCCCCTGGAGGGGTACGCGGCCGTGGTCTTCCTCTCCACCAGCGGTGAGGTGCTGACCCCGGCCGGTCGGACGCGCCTCGCCGCCTACGTCGAGGCCGGCGGCGGTTTCGCCGGGGTCCACGCGGCCGCGTGCACGGAGTACGACTGGCCGTACTACGGCGAGCTGCTCGGCGCCCGCTTCGCCCGCCACCCCGCGTACCAGCCCGGCCGGGTGCTGACCGAGGACCACGGCCACCCCGCCACCCGCGCGCTGCCGGCCCGCTGGGACTTCACCGACGAGTGGTACGACTTCCGGGTCAGCCCGCGCGGGCGGGTGCGGGTCCTCGCCGTCGCCGACGAGTCGTCGTACACGGGCGGCGGCATGGGAGCCGATCACCCGCTGGTGTGGTGCCGTGAGCAGGGGGCCGGGCGGGTGTTCTACACGGCCCTCGGACACGCCGCCGAGGCCTACACGGACCCCGGCTTCCGCGCCCATCTGCGCGGGGGCATCGCCTGGGCGGCCCGGTCGGCGGACCAGTGA
- a CDS encoding LacI family DNA-binding transcriptional regulator → MVRTAGASTSVTAGPTLAVVAREAGVSVPTASKVVNGREDVAPETRRRVTEALDRLGYVRRPRLDVGKPPRLIDLVVHSLDSSRSGAVLHGVEEAAHDAGLDVVVSAALSRSRVGRPERGWLDKLTVRGSAGVLFNLAELTASQYAWLEHHRTPFVMIDPVVEPPPGVVSVGAANWQGGVTATEHLLALGHERIAVVSGPRRRMCSSARVAGYRSALAAAGVAHRPEYVRNGGFDESLAERRTRELLDLPEPPTAVFVCSDRMALGVCLALAERGLRIPDDVSVVGFDDLPESRWTTPALTTVRQPLAEMAATGLRLLLRMMDGERPEGTRTELSTRLVERSSTAPPRG, encoded by the coding sequence ATGGTGCGCACCGCTGGTGCGAGCACGAGCGTGACGGCAGGGCCGACCCTGGCGGTCGTGGCCCGCGAGGCGGGGGTGTCCGTCCCGACCGCCTCCAAGGTCGTCAACGGCAGGGAGGACGTGGCCCCGGAGACCAGACGACGGGTGACGGAGGCCCTGGACCGGCTGGGTTACGTCCGCAGGCCGCGCCTGGACGTTGGCAAGCCCCCTCGGCTGATCGACCTCGTCGTGCACTCGCTGGACAGCTCCCGGTCGGGTGCGGTGCTGCACGGGGTGGAGGAGGCGGCCCACGACGCGGGACTGGACGTGGTCGTCTCGGCCGCCCTGTCCCGCAGCCGCGTCGGCCGGCCCGAGCGCGGCTGGCTCGACAAGCTGACCGTGCGCGGTTCGGCCGGGGTGCTCTTCAACCTGGCCGAGCTGACGGCCTCCCAGTACGCCTGGCTCGAGCACCACCGCACACCGTTCGTGATGATCGACCCGGTGGTCGAGCCCCCGCCGGGGGTGGTGTCGGTGGGCGCGGCCAACTGGCAGGGCGGGGTGACGGCCACCGAGCATCTGCTGGCGCTGGGCCACGAGCGCATCGCCGTCGTCTCCGGCCCGCGGCGCAGGATGTGCAGCAGTGCCCGGGTCGCCGGCTACCGCTCGGCGCTGGCAGCGGCGGGGGTCGCGCACCGTCCCGAGTACGTGCGCAACGGCGGCTTCGACGAGTCCCTCGCCGAGCGGCGCACACGTGAACTGCTCGACCTCCCCGAGCCGCCGACGGCGGTCTTCGTCTGTTCCGACCGCATGGCCCTCGGGGTCTGCCTCGCACTGGCGGAACGGGGACTGCGGATCCCGGACGACGTGAGCGTGGTCGGGTTCGACGACCTGCCGGAGTCCCGGTGGACCACGCCCGCGCTCACCACCGTGCGTCAGCCGCTGGCCGAGATGGCGGCGACCGGCTTACGGCTGCTGCTGCGGATGATGGACGGCGAGCGGCCGGAAGGGACCCGGACCGAGCTGTCCACCCGGCTCGTGGAGCGGTCGAGCACGGCGCCGCCGCGCGGGTAG